The Deltaproteobacteria bacterium genome has a window encoding:
- a CDS encoding CarD family transcriptional regulator — MFKVGEKVVYPAHGVGVIQSIQVRNISGTEKTFYMLRILDNDMTIMIPTENVTSVGLRRIIGKDMVSKVYKILRQKRVEIDQQTWNRRYREYTEKIKTGSVLEIAKVLRDLFVLKGDKELSFGERKMLDTARNLLVKELSIARAHPEEKIMEELKDIFAH; from the coding sequence ATGTTCAAGGTTGGTGAGAAGGTCGTCTACCCGGCTCACGGGGTCGGCGTCATCCAGAGTATTCAGGTCCGCAACATCTCGGGAACTGAAAAGACGTTCTACATGCTCCGGATTCTCGATAACGACATGACGATCATGATTCCAACCGAAAACGTAACCTCGGTAGGGTTGCGGCGTATCATTGGCAAGGACATGGTCAGCAAGGTCTACAAGATTCTGCGTCAGAAGCGCGTGGAAATCGACCAGCAGACCTGGAATCGCCGCTACCGCGAGTACACGGAAAAAATCAAGACAGGTTCGGTACTTGAGATTGCGAAGGTGCTCCGCGACCTGTTCGTGCTGAAGGGTGACAAGGAGTTGTCGTTCGGGGAGCGCAAGATGCTCGATACCGCCCGCAACCTGCTGGTGAAGGAGCTTTCCATCGCCCGGGCACACCCGGAGGAGAAGATCATGGAGGAGCTCAAAGACATATTTGCGCACTGA
- a CDS encoding Gfo/Idh/MocA family oxidoreductase has protein sequence MADLVRYGIIGTGMMGCEHILSLSLIPGVRVTAIADTNASSRRWGCSVAGDGVEVYEDYRELLRRAPIDVVVIATPNHTHYDVLQDVFRTRKHVLVEKPLCTTMEHCRQVLKAAAKHPGVLHVGMEYRYMPAVARLIGEVRAGAVGRLWMLAIREHRFPFLPKVGDWNRFARNTGGTLVEKCCHFFDLMNLITRQRPIRVYASGAQDVNHLDERYNGEAPDIIDNAYVIVDFDAGARALLDLCMFAEHSTNEVEIAATGDRGKAEVFIPEHRLVLTHRDGSASTTLRFDVDPRVQTAGAHHGATYFEHLAFLEAIRTGGQPAVSVADGARAVAMGAAAERSLREHRPVELSEPGD, from the coding sequence ATGGCAGACCTTGTTCGTTACGGAATCATCGGTACCGGCATGATGGGATGCGAGCACATACTGAGCCTGTCGCTCATCCCGGGGGTGCGTGTTACCGCAATCGCCGATACCAACGCGAGCAGCCGCCGCTGGGGGTGCAGCGTGGCGGGAGATGGTGTCGAGGTTTACGAGGACTACCGGGAGTTGCTGCGTCGCGCGCCGATCGACGTGGTGGTCATCGCCACCCCCAACCACACCCACTACGACGTTCTGCAAGATGTCTTTCGCACCCGCAAGCATGTGCTGGTCGAGAAGCCGCTGTGCACTACGATGGAGCACTGCCGGCAGGTGCTTAAGGCGGCGGCCAAGCATCCCGGAGTTCTCCACGTCGGCATGGAGTATCGCTACATGCCCGCAGTTGCACGGCTGATCGGTGAAGTTCGGGCCGGCGCCGTGGGCCGGCTTTGGATGCTGGCCATTCGCGAGCATCGCTTCCCGTTCCTGCCCAAAGTGGGCGACTGGAACCGCTTCGCCCGCAACACCGGCGGCACGCTGGTGGAGAAATGCTGCCACTTCTTCGACCTGATGAATCTCATCACCCGGCAGCGTCCGATCCGTGTGTACGCTTCGGGCGCGCAGGACGTGAATCACCTCGACGAGCGTTACAACGGCGAGGCCCCGGACATCATCGACAACGCTTACGTCATCGTCGACTTCGACGCCGGTGCGCGGGCACTGCTTGATCTATGCATGTTTGCCGAGCACTCCACCAACGAGGTGGAGATCGCGGCCACCGGCGACCGCGGCAAAGCCGAGGTCTTCATCCCGGAGCACCGGCTGGTCCTAACCCACCGGGACGGTTCTGCGAGTACGACGCTGCGCTTCGATGTGGACCCGCGTGTGCAAACCGCCGGCGCTCATCACGGCGCAACCTATTTCGAGCATCTGGCCTTCCTGGAGGCGATCCGTACCGGCGGCCAGCCGGCCGTTAGTGTCGCAGACGGCGCTCGGGCCGTGGCTATGGGCGCTGCGGCCGAGCGCTCGCTGCGCGAGCACCGTCCGGTGGAACTCAGTGAACCGGGCGACTGA
- the hemW gene encoding radical SAM family heme chaperone HemW, with amino-acid sequence MEANPGTVTLASLRGLRAAGVNRISFGVQSFNPRQLARLGRIHDANEAVAAIALARAAGFDNVSLDLIFALPDQTLAEWEADLRAAVTLLPDHISAYNLTYESGTAFFAQRAQGQLRPAPEEVEAAMFTRTQELLDAAGYSHYEISNFARRGRECRHNLNYWRGGAYLGIGAGAHSFAHAPAPGKRWSNENDPTLFLQRVAASGHARVFEEDLSQSQACGEFVFLGLRLRAGFDAAAFEERFGLEFLAAFPHAARLQRDGLLARAGSCWQLTDRGLMVADSVFATFM; translated from the coding sequence TTGGAGGCCAACCCGGGTACCGTTACGCTCGCCAGCCTGCGCGGTTTGCGCGCGGCCGGCGTAAACCGCATTAGCTTCGGCGTGCAGTCGTTTAACCCGCGCCAGCTCGCGCGCCTCGGACGCATCCACGATGCCAACGAGGCGGTGGCGGCGATCGCGCTGGCGCGCGCGGCGGGCTTCGACAACGTCAGCCTCGACTTGATCTTCGCCCTACCAGACCAAACCCTGGCCGAGTGGGAAGCCGACTTGCGTGCTGCTGTCACGCTCCTGCCCGATCACATCTCGGCCTATAATCTGACTTATGAGAGCGGCACCGCTTTCTTTGCCCAGCGCGCACAGGGTCAGTTGCGACCCGCGCCGGAGGAGGTCGAGGCGGCGATGTTCACCCGCACACAAGAGCTGCTTGATGCCGCCGGCTACTCGCATTACGAAATCTCCAACTTTGCCCGGCGCGGGCGCGAGTGCCGCCACAACCTCAATTACTGGCGCGGTGGTGCCTACCTCGGCATCGGCGCCGGTGCGCACTCATTTGCTCACGCGCCAGCACCGGGTAAGCGCTGGAGCAACGAGAATGACCCCACGCTCTTCCTGCAACGAGTCGCCGCCAGCGGCCACGCCCGCGTCTTCGAGGAAGACCTCAGTCAGTCGCAGGCGTGTGGTGAGTTCGTGTTTCTCGGGCTCCGCTTGCGCGCGGGCTTCGATGCCGCCGCGTTTGAGGAACGTTTCGGCCTCGAATTCCTCGCCGCCTTTCCGCACGCCGCCCGGTTGCAGCGCGATGGCCTGCTGGCGCGCGCTGGCAGTTGCTGGCAGCTGACCGACCGCGGGCTGATGGTGGCCGACAGCGTCTTTGCCACGTTCATGTGA
- a CDS encoding RNA-binding protein produces MGKRLHIGNLSYTATEEDLRQAFSAVGNCESVAVITDRATGQSRGFGFVEMSSDEEAQRAVEQLDGRDIKGRAIKVSEAREREGGGRGGARGGGSRR; encoded by the coding sequence ATGGGAAAGAGGCTGCACATCGGAAACCTGTCCTACACTGCAACGGAAGAAGATCTCAGGCAGGCCTTCTCGGCAGTGGGAAACTGCGAGTCGGTTGCGGTGATCACGGACCGTGCGACCGGACAGTCCCGTGGCTTCGGTTTCGTCGAGATGAGTTCCGACGAGGAAGCCCAACGAGCAGTCGAGCAACTCGACGGCAGGGATATCAAGGGCCGGGCAATCAAAGTCAGCGAAGCTCGCGAACGCGAAGGCGGTGGCCGCGGTGGTGCCCGCGGCGGTGGATCCCGCCGCTGA